From the genome of Ictalurus punctatus breed USDA103 chromosome 28, Coco_2.0, whole genome shotgun sequence, one region includes:
- the hoatz gene encoding cilia- and flagella-associated protein HOATZ isoform X1 has translation MSEVSDKVDAVETLSDGGVCYTVFEGSSQEDVAYAKVFWSSLCLQPPIESSLVALDITQRLKVAKAPQTSNTVPTEPPWSTENDEILQKAYQLQMQDEKQRYLEMAKKHDEIMALLKKHREDRIKIWAEEESHRQPSVLFLCYTLECSVSLISTFSSKPQHFSACPTPAEEQEEWNGLESNSLWTCMSLGEKDDDYVLSLSCFPNHD, from the exons ATGAGCGAAGTGTCAGATAAAGTAGACGCCGTGGAAACACTTTCAGATGGCGGTGTGTGTTACACGGTGTTCGAAGGCTCGTCGCAAGAGGATGTGGCTTACGCTAAAGTTTTCTGGAGCTCCCTGTGTTTACAGCCTCCCATCGAGTCCAGCTTAGTGGCTCTGGATATCACACAGCGTCTGAAGGTAGCCAAGGCCCCGCAGA CCAGTAATACTGTTCCCACAGAGCCACCATGGTCTA CAGAAAATGACGAGATCCTACAGAAGGCTTACCAGCTACAGATGCAGGATGAGAAGCAGAGGTATCTGGAAATG GCCAAAAAGCATGATGAGATCATGGCACTCTTAAAGAAGCATAGAGAAGATCGGATTAAG ATTTGGGCAGAAGAGGAGTCCCATAGACagccaagtgttttatttctctgctATACATTAGagtgctctgtctctcttatcAGCACTTTTTCCTCAAAGCCTCAGCATTTTAGCGCCTGTCCAACCCCTGCAGAGGAGCAGGAAGAGTGGAATGGTCTGGAAAGCAACTCATTATGGACTTGCATGTCTCTAGGGGAAAAGGATGATGATTATGTGCTTAGCCTTAGCTGTTTTCCCAATCACGATTAG
- the hoatz gene encoding cilia- and flagella-associated protein HOATZ isoform X4, which yields MSEVSDKVDAVETLSDGGVCYTVFEGSSQEDVAYAKVFWSSLCLQPPIESSLVALDITQRLKVAKAPQTSNTVPTEPPWSKNDEILQKAYQLQMQDEKQRYLEMAKKHDEIMALLKKHREDRIKKEMVSRLHKPRRPELTERFSCKAPPEVLDQDIKEVQELV from the exons ATGAGCGAAGTGTCAGATAAAGTAGACGCCGTGGAAACACTTTCAGATGGCGGTGTGTGTTACACGGTGTTCGAAGGCTCGTCGCAAGAGGATGTGGCTTACGCTAAAGTTTTCTGGAGCTCCCTGTGTTTACAGCCTCCCATCGAGTCCAGCTTAGTGGCTCTGGATATCACACAGCGTCTGAAGGTAGCCAAGGCCCCGCAGA CCAGTAATACTGTTCCCACAGAGCCACCATGGTCTA AAAATGACGAGATCCTACAGAAGGCTTACCAGCTACAGATGCAGGATGAGAAGCAGAGGTATCTGGAAATG GCCAAAAAGCATGATGAGATCATGGCACTCTTAAAGAAGCATAGAGAAGATCGGATTAAG AAAGAAATGGTATCCCGTCTGCACAAGCCAAGGAGACCTGAGCTGACTGAAAG GTTTTCTTGTAAGGCTCCTCCTGAGGTTCTGGATCAGGACATAAAGGAAGTCCAAGAACTTGTATAA
- the hoatz gene encoding cilia- and flagella-associated protein HOATZ isoform X2, whose product MSEVSDKVDAVETLSDGGVCYTVFEGSSQEDVAYAKVFWSSLCLQPPIESSLVALDITQRLKVAKAPQTSNTVPTEPPWSKNDEILQKAYQLQMQDEKQRYLEMAKKHDEIMALLKKHREDRIKIWAEEESHRQPSVLFLCYTLECSVSLISTFSSKPQHFSACPTPAEEQEEWNGLESNSLWTCMSLGEKDDDYVLSLSCFPNHD is encoded by the exons ATGAGCGAAGTGTCAGATAAAGTAGACGCCGTGGAAACACTTTCAGATGGCGGTGTGTGTTACACGGTGTTCGAAGGCTCGTCGCAAGAGGATGTGGCTTACGCTAAAGTTTTCTGGAGCTCCCTGTGTTTACAGCCTCCCATCGAGTCCAGCTTAGTGGCTCTGGATATCACACAGCGTCTGAAGGTAGCCAAGGCCCCGCAGA CCAGTAATACTGTTCCCACAGAGCCACCATGGTCTA AAAATGACGAGATCCTACAGAAGGCTTACCAGCTACAGATGCAGGATGAGAAGCAGAGGTATCTGGAAATG GCCAAAAAGCATGATGAGATCATGGCACTCTTAAAGAAGCATAGAGAAGATCGGATTAAG ATTTGGGCAGAAGAGGAGTCCCATAGACagccaagtgttttatttctctgctATACATTAGagtgctctgtctctcttatcAGCACTTTTTCCTCAAAGCCTCAGCATTTTAGCGCCTGTCCAACCCCTGCAGAGGAGCAGGAAGAGTGGAATGGTCTGGAAAGCAACTCATTATGGACTTGCATGTCTCTAGGGGAAAAGGATGATGATTATGTGCTTAGCCTTAGCTGTTTTCCCAATCACGATTAG
- the hoatz gene encoding cilia- and flagella-associated protein HOATZ isoform X3 has protein sequence MSEVSDKVDAVETLSDGGVCYTVFEGSSQEDVAYAKVFWSSLCLQPPIESSLVALDITQRLKVAKAPQTSNTVPTEPPWSTENDEILQKAYQLQMQDEKQRYLEMAKKHDEIMALLKKHREDRIKKEMVSRLHKPRRPELTERFSCKAPPEVLDQDIKEVQELV, from the exons ATGAGCGAAGTGTCAGATAAAGTAGACGCCGTGGAAACACTTTCAGATGGCGGTGTGTGTTACACGGTGTTCGAAGGCTCGTCGCAAGAGGATGTGGCTTACGCTAAAGTTTTCTGGAGCTCCCTGTGTTTACAGCCTCCCATCGAGTCCAGCTTAGTGGCTCTGGATATCACACAGCGTCTGAAGGTAGCCAAGGCCCCGCAGA CCAGTAATACTGTTCCCACAGAGCCACCATGGTCTA CAGAAAATGACGAGATCCTACAGAAGGCTTACCAGCTACAGATGCAGGATGAGAAGCAGAGGTATCTGGAAATG GCCAAAAAGCATGATGAGATCATGGCACTCTTAAAGAAGCATAGAGAAGATCGGATTAAG AAAGAAATGGTATCCCGTCTGCACAAGCCAAGGAGACCTGAGCTGACTGAAAG GTTTTCTTGTAAGGCTCCTCCTGAGGTTCTGGATCAGGACATAAAGGAAGTCCAAGAACTTGTATAA